GTTTGAGGTAACTAACCTGCATTATACGGTACAGGAGATAGAGGCATTCCGAGGCAAGCATATCGTCATCTCGGGCGGAGGAGATTCCGCGGTTGATTGGGCTAACGAGCTTCAGTTGGTCGCTGCATCTGTAACGATAGTGCATCGGAGGAATGAATTCGGAGGACATGAACGAAATGTGACCCGCATGCGGGAATCGACTGTAAATGTCCTTACTCCCTATGTAGTAGATAAGCTGCACAGTCAGGACGGGAACCTCATTAATCAGGTAAGCATTACCCATGTAGAGAGCGGTCGATCTGAAACTCTCGATGTGGATGACGTGATCGTAAATCATGGAATGAGGAGCGACTTCGGGCCTGTCCGCGATTGGGGCTTGAATATTGGAGAATGGACGGTGAACGTAAATACCCGGATGGAGACGACTACACCAGGCATTTTTGCAGCCGGAGATTTCGTTGATTATGACAACAAGGTTAGACTTATCGCCGGGGCCTTTACGGACGCCGTCCTGGCTGTAAATAATGCCAAACTGTTCATAGATCCAGGAGCGGAAAAGGTGGCTTATGTGTCGTCGCACAACAGCCGCTTCAAAGAGAAGAATCGTGCGCTTGGTGTCATTGAAGAAGACAGGCATTGAAATACTATTCTTTAAACGGGGGCTTGGCGTTACGAACGCTGGGCTCTTTTTTAGGTTCTCCAAAGGGTATGATTTCTGTCACATGACAAAAGTGATGACAACACTCACTATTTTGTCGAATCACAGTATATTACTATGGAATATATAACGATGATTATCGGATTACATTTGCCATTACAGTTTAGACTGGGTGGAGTTAGATGTAGTAGGATTGTTTGATATTTCAGAGGAGGAGAGTACCTGGAATATGATCATGTTGATAACCATGGTAACCGATGCTGTTATGTTGGCGAATGTCGAAGGAAATCTTGCCAGCCAAGTATTCGAACTTAAGGAACCTCCGAGTCATTATGCGAAACCGATTGTTCTAACTCTGAAATTTGATCCAGAGAAGATTGGACCGGGGAAGCAGGCTGCTGTACATTATTTCGATGAGACGAATAAGGTATGGAACGAGCTTGGAGGACAAGTGAATGGTAGCCTGATTACAGTCCGGATCGAACAAATGGGGAAATTTGCTGTACTGGCCGTACAGAATCAAATGCAGGCTATGGAGTGAAACTGCTTTCAGACAACATACTTAAAGTAGGCAAGAGACAAGGAAGGCAGGTTATCTCTTTGGGGACTGCCTTCTTTGTTGTCGATATGGTATTTAATCAACACGGTATAATTCAGGCGAATTCAAATGATATAATGATTAATATTTCCCAGAACGATGAGAAGCTGCAAGGAGGATAGTGAAATGATCGAGTTACTGGGCTACGAGACAATCGGCAGACTGAGCAGCAATGAGGAGGTTGTGTTGTACCGATTGCGTTGTCCTTCGGACGGACAATATGTGATCGCCAAGACAACTTGTGAAGAATATCCGCAGCAGAAGCTCACAGACTCCTTCCAATATGAGTTTGACCTTCTCCATAAGCTAGATGGGAGAGGGACGGCAAAGACCTATGGGCTGCATATGCTGAAGAATCGGCCTGTTCTGCTTCTGCGCGATGATGGGGGCATCACGCTCGATCAATTCCTGCGCTCCGGCAGCAAACCTTTGGATTTAACGACTTTTCTCGAAATCGCTATAGAGATCGTCCGATCCCTGATGGTTCTTCAACGCGAGAATATTATACTTCATGAGATCATTCCCCTTTATATCTATGTGAATCCGTCTGCGAAGTCCGTCAGATTCATTGATCTTCGCTTATGCTCGACCGACCTGAATCAGAGTCCGCTCTCGATAAGGAGCCGCCCTGAATCGGTATTGCCGTATATGTCACCTGAACAGACCGGAAGAACGGGGAGAAGAGCGGATTTTCGCACCGATTATTACTCACTTGGAATCACATTATATGAACTGTTATCGGGCAGCCTGCCCTTCGATCTTCAGGATGTATCGAATATTGTCTATCGCCATATTGCCCGCACGCCAGAACCTTTGCATCCAAAGTATCCCTCCATACCGGTAACCGTATCAGATATTATCGCAAAGTGTATACAGAAGACTCCCGAAGCCCGCTACTCCAGTGCATATGGGATCAAGTATGATCTGGAGGAGTGTCTGTTCCGCTATCAGGCCTCTGGAAAGATCGATTCCTTTGTTCTAGGCAGTCATGATGTTCCAGAGCGATGGAGCGGCCCCATAAGTTACTATGGACGGCAAGCGGAGCAACAGCAGCTATTGGACGTATTA
The window above is part of the Paenibacillus lutimineralis genome. Proteins encoded here:
- a CDS encoding NAD(P)/FAD-dependent oxidoreductase, whose protein sequence is MGDPLELYDVTIIGGGPAGMYAAFYSGMRDMKTKLIDANQELGGRMLLYPEKMIWDVGGVTPTLCGTLIKQLAQQAQTFDPTIVLGEQVSECERQEDGTFLLRTASGQVHWTRTVIMAIGYGIRKMAKLEIEGADRFEVTNLHYTVQEIEAFRGKHIVISGGGDSAVDWANELQLVAASVTIVHRRNEFGGHERNVTRMRESTVNVLTPYVVDKLHSQDGNLINQVSITHVESGRSETLDVDDVIVNHGMRSDFGPVRDWGLNIGEWTVNVNTRMETTTPGIFAAGDFVDYDNKVRLIAGAFTDAVLAVNNAKLFIDPGAEKVAYVSSHNSRFKEKNRALGVIEEDRH